GTTGTGAAAGACAACAATATAAGGGTTTAGTATCAGACAACCCATGTGGTCTCCATTTTCTTCTTACCTATTAGCTATCACGGGTCTCCGtaattttgttttattcactTTTCTTCTTTGACATTTATTTCTTGATTACCTCTTAGTCACAATTAAGTTAAGGGtaaataaaattcaatttaatttaaaagtttaataaaataaataaattttaaattaaataatttgaattaattGAGTTATTTAGATTAACtcgaataataaattaaatttttaatttaattcaaatataaattatacaatttaTATTATCCTGAAATTCAAATAAGAAAAGGTAAAACTGtgtaattttgataaatatttacttttttaagttaaaaagtaaaataacttattaaattaaaaggcaaaaccattatattgtttatgtagttaaataatattatacttaatttacaaattaaataattaatttatataaatataatattgagtataaataataatatttgttaACTCATTCAAATAATAGGATTCACGATCGCCACCAGGCCTCTCCATCCAAGATTTAGACTTTCACCCCTTACCCATCCTTCCTAAGCGAGAGTATGAGCAGATCCATTAGCTGATCGGGGAACGAAGGTAAACAAGACCTCGCTAAACTTTCTCTTTTCATATTTTATGTCTTGAATATAGGCCCCGATTTCCGATCAATTCATAGAACCTGATTTAGCTTTCTTTATCACAGTTAAGGAGTCACCTTCAACTACCACTTCTCCCAGACCCATCTCTACCCCCATGCTTGCTTCAGCCGCGAAAACAGACGGTACATACTCATTCCCAATTTTTTTATTTCCGTTACTTTCAAAGCACCGCCGGATTCGGCCAATAAGGTTGAAGCAGATGGAAAGTTGTTCGGTGTGCATGGGAATTGTAACCGGCGGCTTCCTTAATAATACATCAGTTGGTTTAAGTAGGACTGAACTATCTTCCCCTCTCTCATCGTCCTCATAGATTCCTTTCAAAAACTCGAAAGCCATAGCTACACTTAAAACGATTTGTTCATTATCATGCTTTCCAAGGAAAAAACAATTGCAGATGTCTCAAGTTGGGCTAATATTTCTGATGATCTTTTGAGACTCATTGCAACCTTGACTCGTTCCCCTCAACATCATAGTCGTATGACCGCAGTCTGTCGTTATTGGCGAGCATCCCTCGCGGATCAAAAAATAAACTTCCCTGCAGTTTGTTTAATGCTATGAAACAACGGTGATTATCGTCGTTTCTATAGCATATCGGGAGAAATCTTCGATGAGCTCGATTTACTGGAGTTCCGAGGATGGGATTGTTTTGGAAGTCCTTTTGGATGGTTGGTAACTTCTGACTGGGATTGCGAAATTCAACTGTTTAATCCATTCTCAAGAGCTAGCTTTCCTCTTCCTAAAAATAACTCGCCTATGGTAAAACTAATATTATCTATAAATCCCGAAGAGCCGAACTCTAATTGTATAGTTTTTGCAATTTATGATGGTCGTCGACACATTGGTTTTGCAAAGCCCGGTGATCTAGCATGGCGTGCTCTGATTTACGATGATGATGGTGGTTTTGGTGGTGGTATTTTTATTTGGGATGACGTCATTTATTTCAAGTGTAATTTCTATGGTTGTTTAAATAGTGGTGTGATTGTTTTATTTGAAGACTTACATGGAGCTCATCCAAAATCTGTGAAATTTGCCTCACGGCCTCCAAATTTTCATGGTGGTCACACCTGTTATCTATTTGATTTAGATGGAAATCTCTGTATGACATGTCGCGAACCATTTGTTGACGATGACGGTAACAGTGATGATGACgatgaagatgatgatgaagAATACATTGATTATAGaattgaatttgtgattttcaaaCTAGACATGGACACTAAGAGCTGGGAGAAGATTTATTCATTGGGGGATAGGTCTTTGTTCTTGGGAAATTGTTGCACTTTCACTGTTGCCGCCGCTGATTACCCTGGTTGCAAGCCTAGTTGTATTTACTACACCGATGAATTAACTGATGTCGAAGTCAACGGCATCTATGAAGTGGAAAAATATTTAGACAAAGATATAGGTTTGGGTTCTTTAGTGCAGCCTTTCCCCAAGTCAGAACTAATGGAAGATTTCTTCCCTCCGCTGTGTTGGATCATTCCATACCCTCTTTAAGATAGAGACATATtgatttagttttaaattttcttttaatttcccacttttttaatttattttagtttgtgTGAACTGTGAAATGCTGCATAATGAGATAATTAGCttcttaaattaatcattttactcACTTTTTACAGTTAAATTTTTTGTCGATTTGTATATTGAGAATCAATTATTCCAAAGCTCTTATGATCTCGAAATTTTTTAGTTGCTTTGGAAGAAAATTAGGAATTAATTTGGGATCAAATTCGCTGAAGATCATATTGGGAATGAGTCATTATCCGATGCAGACTTCTAACAATCGAGGAAAAGCTATATTGAAGGAAGCAACTGAAGCATGGGCTCTCGGTAAAAAAACTGGGCTTGCAAGCTAAAATGTAGAAGATGATCTTATTATTTATGAATCAATCTccctatatacatatataaactaCACAAAACCAATACCATTCACCATAGAATCCACACTCTTAAAATTTTTTGCATATTTCCATGGCCTAATCCCGGGATTCGAGCACCAAGAAATCGCAAGGAATCAGACTCAATAACAAGATGTTTACATCCTCTGAGTCCAAATAAACTCAATACATTGTTGTTATTGCAATAACTATGAGGACGTGGATTTGAGCGTATTTAAagacatttttcacctatttaaaAGATCAAGGAAAGATTATTAATAGTAATAAGCATTGCATAAAAAATTTGACATTTACATGCATTTACAGCTAATAAAGGGTTAAAACAAGATGATCCTCTTTCACCGTATGTCAAAATGAAATGTTCtatctattaaaaaaaaaagaaaaattgcaGCTGTCCAGTATTGGGCTGATATTGAAAGTGATGTTTTGAGATGCATTACAGAAATCTTCGATGTGCTCGATTTTCCGGAGATATGAGGGTCGAAATATTGGGGAAGTCCTTTTGGTTGGTTGGTAACATGTGGCTTTGATGTTGAAATTCGATTTTCAAATTAGACATGCACACTAGGTATTGGGAGAAGAATTTTTCGTTGGGTGATAGTCTTTGTTCTTGGGAAATTGTTGCACTTTCAACGTTGCTGCTGATGATTATCCTGGTTGCAGGCCTAATTGCATTTACATCTTGGATGACACTTTTTCGTGCTCAGAAGTGGGCATCTATGATTGTCAAAATTTAGCATTAGATAAAAATTTTCGTGCTCGAATGGAGCTTTTCCTCAAGTAAAAAATGATGCGACATCGTCGTCGTTCTTCTTTATCATCTCAGCTTTGGACCATTCCATGCTCTTGCTAACATACacagatatataaatatatatattcgaggTCCCCATTGATTTATCATATTGGTGTTTTATTTTGAGTTATTATCTAGTGAGACAAATTCGAATTGAGACAATGTTCATTCAAGGTCTTATTATTGTTTGGCGTACTAATTTTATTTAGGGATTGGTATGTTATTGATTCATTGACTAACTCGAAACATATGCAATTTCACTTATACAAAATCAGTAAAACATTCATgaaatttgttaaaaatattgTGCATGTGTTTTTTTACTCTTGTATCTTGTTGGAGCTATCCTCGTAATAATATCGTTTCTAAAGTTTAAATATGCATTCTACTTTTAAAAGTGCAATGTGACTTatcattgtattttttttttataaacatgCTTCATAATTCCGTCATCAACTACTAGCAATCTTCTGATTGGCCCTCAAAACcaagttacttttattttttgaattaccAAATTGtgtaaaaaattaaatcatttttcaAGGACTTATCAAACAAAGCCGCAATCGTACCTTTCATAAAATGAcactttattattaaattaaaaaatcatgGAGGgtttttaagtaaatattaataactttttaaatataattaaatataaataaatggtAAAACCTTCACACCTAAACTCAACCAAACTGAAAATCCTAAATCTGATAGTTATAAAATAAAGTAAACCCTACTTTATGTTTAAGTAGGAATGAACTATCTTCCTCTCTCTCATCATCCTCATAAATTCCTTTAAAAAACTCATAAGCCATTGCTAGACTTAAAACGATTTGTTCATCATCAtgctttccaaaaaaaaaaacaattgcaGATGTCTCAAACTGGGCTAAAATGTTGGACGATCTTTTGACACACATTGCACGCTTGTTCCCCTCGACATCATATTCGTATGACCGCATTCTGTCGTTCTTGGCGAGCTTCCCTCGTGGATCAAAAAATCAACTTCCCTGCAGTTTGTTTAATGCTACGGGAGGGTGGCAACTGTGACAATTATAATTTCTACAGTATATCGGAAGAAATTTTCGATAAGCTCGATTTACTGGAGTTACGAGGAAGGAGATATTGGGGAAGCCCTTTTGGTTGGTTGGTATCACACGGCCTCAATTGTGAAATTCTACTGTTTAATCCATTCTCAAGAGCTAGCTTTCCCCTTCCTAAAAATCACTCGCTTATAGAAAAACTAATATTATCTATAAATCCCGAAGAGCCGAATTCTAATTGTGTAGTTTTTGCAATTTATTGGGGTTTTCTCGATCGTCGATACATTGCTTTTGCAAAGCCCGGAGATATAGCATGGCATACTCTGAGTTACGACGGCGACGATGATGATGATggttttaagtttttaattgaTGACGCCATTTATTTCAAGGGTAATTTCTATGGTTGTTTAAATAGTGGTGAGATTGTTTTATTTGAAGACTTACATGGAGCTCATCCAAAAGCCGTGGAATTTGCCCCACGGCCACCAAATTTTCATGGTGGTCGCACCTGTTATCTATTTGCTTTAGTTGAAAATCTCTGTATGACATGTCGTGATCCATATGATGACGATGACGATTATGAATACAAAGGTTATACGATTTTCAAACTAGACATGGACACTAAGAGTTGGATGAAGATTTATTCATTGGGGGATAGGTCTTTGTTCTTGGGAAATTGTTGCACTTTCACTGTGGCGGCCGCTGATTATCCTGGTTGCAAGCCTAATTGCATTTACTCCACGGAGGAATCTATTCACGTCGAAAGCATCGGCATCTATGAAGTAGAAAAAAATAGGGACAAAGATATAGGTTTGGAGCCTTTCTCCATGTCAAAACAAGTAGAACATCTCCTCCCTTCTTTATCTCCTCCGGTTTGGATCATTCCATACCCTCTTTAAGATGGAGACATTGATTTATTTAAGGTTAGTTTTTTATTGTAATGAAATTCGAAATTCGATTTAACTGAAAAAAAATCAGATGAATAGATTGAAGATGTTGATAAGAATTTTTTTTAGATCATAAATTCAAAccagacttaattcattatttgAGAGAAATTCTGACAAAGATATGAAAAAACATCTTTACCATGTACAAACTTCTTGTATAGAAAGGATCAGCccaattttttaatgaaattatatgtttgatttgacccaaaaaaatCATATATAACGTACAAGATTCCCAAATTTCTCCAAGCAGTCATTTTCCTTGCTTTTCTTTTCAAATGATTTTGGTCAAAATCCAAATGCTCAGGTTGACATTCTAGagagatatatatatgttttcTTTGTCAAACTATGTTAGTAGTCCCTGTACTATGTAGATTTAA
The Gossypium arboreum isolate Shixiya-1 chromosome 10, ASM2569848v2, whole genome shotgun sequence genome window above contains:
- the LOC108462881 gene encoding F-box protein SKIP23-like isoform X2, which gives rise to MLASAAKTDDGNLCMTCREPFVDDDGNSDDDDEDDDEEYIDYRIEFVIFKLDMDTKSWEKIYSLGDRSLFLGNCCTFTVAAADYPGCKPSCIYYTDELTDVEVNGIYEVEKYLDKDIGLGSLVQPFPKSELMEDFFPPLCWIIPYPL
- the LOC108462881 gene encoding F-box protein SKIP23-like isoform X1, whose product is MVKLILSINPEEPNSNCIVFAIYDGRRHIGFAKPGDLAWRALIYDDDGGFGGGIFIWDDVIYFKCNFYGCLNSGVIVLFEDLHGAHPKSVKFASRPPNFHGGHTCYLFDLDGNLCMTCREPFVDDDGNSDDDDEDDDEEYIDYRIEFVIFKLDMDTKSWEKIYSLGDRSLFLGNCCTFTVAAADYPGCKPSCIYYTDELTDVEVNGIYEVEKYLDKDIGLGSLVQPFPKSELMEDFFPPLCWIIPYPL
- the LOC108462271 gene encoding F-box protein At3g56470-like yields the protein MTAFCRSWRASLVDQKINFPAVCLMLREGGNCDNYNFYSISEEIFDKLDLLELRGRRYWGSPFGWLVSHGLNCEILLFNPFSRASFPLPKNHSLIEKLILSINPEEPNSNCVVFAIYWGFLDRRYIAFAKPGDIAWHTLSYDGDDDDDGFKFLIDDAIYFKGNFYGCLNSGEIVLFEDLHGAHPKAVEFAPRPPNFHGGRTCYLFALVENLCMTCRDPYDDDDDYEYKGYTIFKLDMDTKSWMKIYSLGDRSLFLGNCCTFTVAAADYPGCKPNCIYSTEESIHVESIGIYEVEKNRDKDIGLEPFSMSKQVEHLLPSLSPPVWIIPYPL